In the genome of Phyllobacterium zundukense, one region contains:
- a CDS encoding CHASE2 domain-containing protein has protein sequence MSSRARQILVALILAGMWGTGLGLMHIRGNTWFLERVEATFADLRTNIRGKKPAPDAVTIIAIDDPTVTLVGSYPVPRSTLATLVDAIAELKPKVIALDLLLVDRGQEDGDRKLASSLGKVTTLLAGAAVFASGKQLIKPAHDDALDRIPDAASLLLPQQQFADISPVGIVNVATDQSGTPRFIPMLFKKGDEVQPSFPLRAVALAAGVDPVFEPGGIALGERHIRTDIGQSFPLTFYGPRGTIKTVSAAAVLDGKLEAKDVTGKIVVLGTTVTGGGDVFPTPFDQVLPGVEVISTAIAQLVAGDATIRDRHIRLIDAGFAVGLPLVLVGLLAWRRSIIGLAAIVAVVCAWLVINMVAFANGIWLSAAIPITAAVPPLLLFGASQLLLDRRRAQHFARQSAMLQSVQAPGLGKWLARNPDFLAEPVRQDAAVVFIDLSGFTGLSEVLGPNATRELLNGFYELVDEEVAACNGTITSFMGDGAMILFGLPEPDPQDAANATLCCIKLCNRTKLWLASLPASTASRIGFKLGAHFGTVVASRLGGGDRQQITATGDTVNVASRLMEVAKKNHAELALTTDILHIAGPDSAPYKTGVLSGPLETEIRGRSGSVTIWLWRSDDKI, from the coding sequence ATGTCCAGTCGTGCACGGCAGATACTGGTCGCCCTGATCCTTGCGGGCATGTGGGGCACCGGGCTCGGCCTGATGCACATCAGGGGAAACACCTGGTTTCTGGAACGGGTCGAGGCTACCTTCGCCGATCTGCGCACCAATATCCGTGGCAAAAAGCCGGCACCGGATGCTGTCACAATCATAGCCATCGACGACCCGACAGTGACGCTGGTCGGAAGTTATCCTGTTCCCCGCTCGACGCTCGCTACCCTCGTCGACGCAATTGCCGAGCTCAAACCGAAAGTCATTGCGCTGGATTTGCTTCTGGTGGATCGCGGCCAGGAAGATGGCGACCGCAAGCTCGCATCATCGCTCGGGAAAGTCACGACACTTTTGGCGGGAGCGGCCGTGTTCGCGAGTGGCAAGCAACTGATAAAGCCTGCACACGACGACGCACTTGACCGCATTCCGGATGCCGCCAGCTTGTTGCTCCCGCAGCAGCAATTTGCCGATATCTCGCCGGTGGGTATCGTGAACGTCGCAACCGATCAATCCGGAACGCCGCGATTTATCCCGATGCTGTTCAAGAAGGGTGACGAGGTCCAGCCTTCTTTTCCACTGCGTGCAGTTGCGCTTGCCGCCGGAGTCGACCCTGTATTCGAACCCGGCGGCATCGCGCTGGGTGAACGCCACATCCGCACCGATATCGGCCAATCATTTCCCCTGACCTTCTATGGCCCGAGGGGTACGATAAAAACGGTCAGCGCCGCTGCGGTGCTGGATGGCAAGCTTGAGGCCAAGGACGTTACCGGCAAGATCGTCGTTCTGGGAACGACGGTAACCGGCGGCGGCGACGTTTTCCCGACACCATTTGATCAAGTACTTCCCGGCGTGGAGGTCATTTCAACGGCGATAGCTCAACTTGTAGCTGGCGATGCCACGATCCGCGATCGTCATATCCGGCTTATCGATGCAGGCTTTGCTGTCGGTCTGCCGCTCGTTCTCGTGGGACTGCTCGCGTGGCGGCGCAGTATCATTGGCCTTGCCGCAATAGTCGCCGTCGTCTGCGCATGGCTCGTCATCAACATGGTCGCGTTTGCAAATGGCATCTGGCTCAGCGCCGCAATTCCTATCACGGCTGCAGTTCCCCCACTGCTCCTATTCGGAGCGAGCCAGCTCTTGCTAGATCGGCGCCGTGCGCAGCATTTTGCTCGGCAAAGCGCGATGCTGCAAAGCGTGCAGGCGCCGGGACTTGGAAAATGGCTGGCAAGAAACCCCGATTTTCTGGCCGAGCCCGTTCGCCAGGACGCCGCCGTGGTTTTCATCGACCTTTCCGGATTTACCGGCCTCAGCGAGGTCCTTGGACCAAACGCCACGCGCGAATTATTGAACGGCTTTTACGAGCTGGTAGACGAGGAAGTCGCGGCCTGCAACGGAACCATTACGAGTTTCATGGGTGACGGCGCGATGATCCTTTTCGGCCTGCCGGAACCTGATCCGCAAGACGCGGCCAATGCCACGCTCTGCTGCATCAAGTTGTGCAACAGAACGAAACTATGGCTCGCCTCGCTTCCCGCGTCGACCGCTTCGCGCATCGGGTTCAAACTCGGTGCACATTTCGGCACAGTGGTTGCTTCGCGGCTCGGCGGCGGTGATCGCCAGCAGATCACCGCGACCGGAGATACGGTCAACGTCGCCAGCCGGCTCATGGAAGTGGCCAAGAAGAACCACGCGGAACTCGCGCTTACGACCGATATCCTGCACATTGCAGGCCCGGACAGCGCGCCGTACAAGACTGGCGTTCTGAGCGGACCGCTCGAAACGGAAATACGCGGACGCTCCGGCTCGGTCACGATCTGGCTGTGGCGCAGCGACGACAAAATTTGA
- a CDS encoding cytochrome c oxidase subunit II → MAVVLILAFVAVASVLFHLLSPWWWTPIASNWQYIDNTIIITFWITGFVFVAVVLFVAYCVWRFRHKPGNRAHYEPENRKLEFWLATVTTIGVVAMLAPGLFVWDRFINVPSDATEVEVVGQQWLWSFRLPGANGKLGTSETRDITAENPLGVNKNDSAGLDDIIIQGGELHLPIGKPVKMVLRSVDVLHNFYVPEFRAKMDMVPGMVTYFWITPTRTGTFEVLCAELCGVGHPQMRGTVVVDNEADYQTWLQQQQTFTQMMAASGEPQTAQ, encoded by the coding sequence ATGGCTGTAGTCTTAATTCTTGCTTTTGTTGCAGTTGCGTCAGTCTTGTTTCATCTTTTGAGTCCCTGGTGGTGGACGCCGATCGCGTCCAATTGGCAATACATCGATAATACAATCATCATTACTTTCTGGATCACCGGTTTCGTGTTCGTCGCGGTGGTCTTGTTCGTCGCATATTGCGTCTGGCGTTTCCGCCACAAGCCGGGAAACCGTGCGCATTATGAGCCGGAAAACAGGAAGCTTGAATTCTGGCTCGCCACGGTGACCACCATCGGCGTTGTCGCCATGCTTGCGCCCGGTTTGTTCGTATGGGACCGTTTCATCAATGTGCCGAGCGATGCGACCGAAGTTGAAGTCGTGGGCCAACAGTGGCTCTGGAGCTTCCGGTTGCCCGGAGCCAATGGCAAGCTCGGAACGTCGGAAACACGCGATATCACCGCGGAAAATCCGCTCGGCGTGAACAAGAACGACAGCGCGGGCCTCGACGACATCATCATTCAGGGCGGCGAACTGCATCTTCCGATCGGAAAGCCCGTAAAGATGGTGCTGCGCTCGGTCGATGTCCTGCATAATTTCTACGTTCCGGAATTCCGGGCGAAGATGGACATGGTGCCCGGCATGGTCACCTATTTCTGGATTACCCCGACACGAACGGGCACGTTCGAAGTGCTTTGTGCCGAGCTTTGTGGGGTCGGGCACCCGCAAATGCGTGGAACGGTGGTGGTCGATAACGAGGCCGACTATCAAACCTGGCTGCAGCAGCAGCAGACATTCACGCAGATGATGGCAGCATCCGGAGAACCACAGACGGCACAGTGA
- a CDS encoding DUF1428 domain-containing protein, producing the protein MSYVDGFLLAVPKAKLEAYKELASLAGEVWKEHGALAFVECVADDVPYGELTSFPRAVHAKDDETVVFSWIVYESREKRDAINAKVMADPRLKGDMASMPFDGKRMIFGGFSPIVEL; encoded by the coding sequence ATGTCCTACGTCGATGGTTTCTTACTTGCCGTTCCTAAAGCGAAACTGGAAGCCTACAAGGAACTCGCCAGTTTGGCGGGAGAGGTCTGGAAAGAGCACGGCGCGCTCGCCTTTGTCGAGTGCGTCGCCGATGACGTACCCTATGGTGAACTTACTTCCTTCCCGCGGGCTGTACACGCAAAAGACGACGAGACCGTCGTCTTTTCCTGGATCGTTTACGAATCCCGCGAAAAGCGTGATGCCATCAATGCGAAGGTGATGGCGGACCCTCGCCTGAAAGGCGACATGGCCAGCATGCCGTTCGACGGCAAGCGCATGATCTTTGGCGGATTTTCACCTATCGTGGAGCTATAA
- the ctaD gene encoding cytochrome c oxidase subunit I — protein MVNIPSSINDPIPAAEVEDVELYHPHSWWTTYVFSQDAKVIAIQYSLTAISIGLVALVLSWLMRLQLAYPGVFAFIDADRYYQFITMHGMIMVIYLLTALFLGGFGNYLIPLMLGARDMVFPYANMLSYWIYLLAVLVLVAGFFVPGGPTGAGWTLYPPQAVLSGTPGGQDWGIILMLSSLILFIIGFTMGGLNYVVTVLQGRARGMTLMRMPLTIWGIFTATVMALLAFPALFVASVMMLFDRVLGTSFFMPAIVEMGTQLQHGGGSPILFQHLFWFFGHPEVYIVALPAFGIVSDLISVHARKNIFGYRMMVWAIVVIGALSFVVWAHHMYVSGMNPNFGFFFATTTLIIAVPTAIKVYNWVLTLWRGDIHLTIPMLFALGFIVTFVNGGLTGLFLGNVVVDVPLSDTMFVVAHFHMVMGVAPIMVIFGAIYHWYPKITGRMLDETMGRIHFWVTFLGAYLIFFPMHYLGLLGAPRRYYELGESVVNPPSAHDLNIFITLMALTVGAAQVLFLFNAAWSLRRGKDAGGNPWRATTLEWQTPTTPPPHGNFGKELPVVYRWAYDYSVPGAPEDFIPQNEPDPENRSREHAS, from the coding sequence ATGGTCAATATTCCATCCAGCATCAACGACCCCATTCCGGCAGCGGAAGTCGAAGATGTGGAGCTTTATCACCCGCATAGCTGGTGGACGACCTACGTCTTCAGCCAGGACGCCAAAGTCATCGCCATCCAGTATTCGCTGACAGCCATTTCGATTGGCCTCGTTGCGCTTGTGCTTTCCTGGCTGATGCGGCTGCAGCTTGCCTACCCCGGCGTTTTCGCCTTCATCGATGCCGACCGCTACTACCAGTTCATCACCATGCACGGCATGATCATGGTGATTTATCTCCTGACTGCGCTCTTCCTGGGTGGTTTTGGCAATTACCTGATCCCGCTGATGCTCGGAGCACGGGACATGGTGTTTCCCTACGCAAATATGTTGAGCTACTGGATTTACCTTCTTGCCGTGCTTGTTCTCGTCGCGGGATTCTTCGTACCAGGTGGACCAACGGGGGCAGGCTGGACCCTTTATCCACCGCAAGCGGTGCTTTCCGGCACGCCGGGCGGGCAGGACTGGGGCATCATCCTGATGCTGAGTTCGCTGATCCTGTTCATCATCGGTTTCACCATGGGCGGATTGAATTATGTCGTGACCGTTCTGCAAGGTCGGGCGCGTGGCATGACATTGATGCGCATGCCCTTGACGATCTGGGGCATTTTCACCGCGACGGTCATGGCGCTGCTTGCCTTCCCTGCCCTGTTCGTCGCCTCGGTCATGATGCTGTTCGACCGCGTCCTCGGCACGAGCTTCTTCATGCCTGCAATCGTCGAGATGGGTACACAACTGCAACATGGTGGCGGCAGTCCGATCCTCTTCCAGCACCTGTTCTGGTTCTTCGGCCATCCGGAAGTCTATATCGTCGCCTTGCCCGCCTTTGGTATCGTGTCGGACCTTATCAGCGTACATGCTCGCAAGAATATCTTCGGGTACCGGATGATGGTCTGGGCGATCGTGGTCATCGGTGCGCTGAGCTTCGTTGTCTGGGCACACCACATGTATGTGAGCGGCATGAATCCCAACTTCGGGTTCTTCTTCGCAACGACAACCTTGATCATCGCGGTTCCCACCGCCATCAAGGTCTATAACTGGGTGCTCACACTATGGCGCGGCGATATTCACCTGACGATACCCATGCTATTCGCGCTCGGCTTCATCGTTACATTCGTCAATGGGGGATTGACGGGACTGTTTCTCGGCAATGTCGTCGTGGATGTTCCGCTTTCCGATACGATGTTCGTCGTTGCGCATTTTCACATGGTGATGGGCGTTGCGCCAATCATGGTGATCTTCGGCGCGATCTACCATTGGTATCCAAAGATCACTGGGCGAATGCTGGATGAAACCATGGGGCGGATTCACTTCTGGGTGACGTTCCTCGGCGCCTATCTGATCTTCTTCCCGATGCACTATCTTGGTCTGCTGGGGGCTCCGCGCCGCTACTACGAACTCGGCGAATCCGTGGTCAACCCGCCATCGGCCCATGACTTGAATATCTTCATCACGCTGATGGCGCTGACTGTCGGTGCCGCACAGGTCCTGTTCCTGTTCAATGCCGCCTGGAGCCTTCGCAGAGGCAAGGACGCCGGGGGAAATCCCTGGCGCGCAACCACGCTCGAATGGCAGACGCCGACGACACCGCCGCCGCATGGCAATTTTGGCAAGGAACTGCCGGTCGTCTACCGCTGGGCCTATGATTACAGTGTTCCTGGCGCTCCGGAGGATTTCATTCCGCAGAATGAGCCGGATCCTGAAAACCGGTCGCGAGAACACGCATCATGA
- a CDS encoding FecR domain-containing protein, whose amino-acid sequence MDSIAGIFRAAVAFAFVFMLGAEGASAQSANSGCALTQVGGTGRQILKCRGGLTITAERGARYTLLDRSRDGIVDAVRARSKAILLDAPKSPSGFVVDTPQAIAAVRGTKWAVDVSAGKTAVFVVRGAVSVRRQAAPAAVVLGPGEGVDVDESTSALVVKRWPQPRVNALMARLGQ is encoded by the coding sequence ATGGACTCAATAGCGGGAATTTTTCGCGCGGCAGTGGCCTTTGCCTTCGTTTTTATGCTCGGCGCAGAAGGCGCGTCGGCACAATCCGCCAATTCCGGATGCGCGCTGACGCAGGTCGGCGGGACCGGAAGGCAGATATTGAAGTGCCGCGGCGGCCTCACCATTACCGCTGAGCGCGGCGCGCGGTACACATTGTTGGACCGCAGCCGTGACGGCATCGTCGATGCAGTTCGGGCGCGGAGCAAGGCGATATTGCTCGATGCCCCGAAATCACCATCCGGATTCGTGGTCGACACGCCGCAGGCTATCGCAGCGGTCAGGGGTACGAAATGGGCTGTGGATGTCAGCGCGGGCAAGACGGCAGTTTTCGTTGTCAGGGGCGCAGTCAGCGTCAGGCGGCAGGCTGCGCCGGCGGCTGTGGTGCTCGGACCCGGTGAAGGCGTTGATGTCGACGAAAGCACCAGCGCTCTTGTTGTGAAGCGGTGGCCCCAACCTCGCGTCAACGCATTGATGGCGCGTCTCGGTCAATAA